In Bacteroidales bacterium, the following are encoded in one genomic region:
- a CDS encoding phage protein Gp36 family protein, protein MNTFITETDYDAAIHTEILNAITRTESGLLEIIEAQAVEEIAGYLASRYDTTKIFNKTGSDRHSLLLMFAIDITLYHLHAIHNPVKFPMVRKDRYERAIDWLKQVQDGQINPTGLPLATGTGGDQGGAINYAIASNPKRNNHY, encoded by the coding sequence ATGAACACATTCATCACCGAAACCGACTACGATGCCGCCATCCATACCGAGATACTCAACGCCATCACACGAACCGAGAGTGGGCTGCTCGAGATAATAGAAGCCCAGGCCGTGGAGGAGATAGCCGGATACCTGGCATCACGATACGACACTACGAAAATATTCAATAAAACAGGCTCCGACCGCCACAGCCTGCTGCTTATGTTTGCCATCGACATAACGCTGTACCACCTGCATGCCATACACAACCCCGTAAAGTTCCCTATGGTGCGCAAGGACAGGTACGAACGCGCTATCGACTGGCTAAAGCAAGTGCAGGATGGCCAGATAAACCCGACCGGCCTGCCACTGGCTACCGGAACAGGCGGCGACCAGGGCGGAGCTATCAACTATGCTATTGCATCAAACCCAAAACGAAATAACCATTACTAA
- the terL gene encoding phage terminase large subunit, with protein MDSVKEIRSRFAARSQEIYESTWQNFLQESEEDKQKRIALLLKDYAAFVSYYFPAWATSGSGKFHVAAANRTAREGKLMAVFEWARGHAKSTHFDIMIPLWLKAKKMLHVMVLVGKNEKNAQTLLSDLQAELQNNRRYIADFGEQLLWGNWEEGRFATQDGCGFFALGRGQSPRGLRYRQHRPDYIVLDDVDDDELCRNPDRVTQITDWALKALYFAMDMGRGRFIVVGNRISHNSLVARLADMHGVYHDRVNALDDKGDPAWPEKYSKEEIQAVADKLGYRASQQELFNNPITEGAVFKRDWIIYAPAPRINTYNTIVSYCDPSFKNSRTSDYKAIITIGRKDKNYYIINSFVRKCSIGEMVRYWLDFHQNLPQTALVGYYMEANFLQDLILDEFQKEGITRGWQFPVRADARKKPDKFARIEAISPLFERNLVLFDERLKTCPDTERLIDQLLSFEKGSRAHDDGPDAVEGAVWIINNKLRESTPPVHIRRNPFTNPKRF; from the coding sequence ATGGATAGCGTTAAAGAAATACGCAGCCGCTTCGCCGCCCGTTCGCAGGAAATTTACGAAAGTACCTGGCAAAACTTCCTGCAGGAATCAGAAGAGGACAAACAGAAACGCATAGCCTTGCTTTTAAAAGACTATGCTGCTTTTGTTTCGTATTACTTCCCGGCATGGGCTACCTCGGGTAGTGGCAAATTTCATGTAGCTGCCGCAAACCGAACCGCCCGCGAAGGCAAACTGATGGCTGTCTTTGAGTGGGCGCGAGGCCATGCCAAATCCACCCATTTTGATATTATGATACCCCTGTGGCTGAAAGCAAAAAAAATGCTGCATGTAATGGTACTGGTAGGCAAAAATGAAAAGAACGCCCAGACCCTGCTTAGCGACCTGCAAGCCGAATTGCAAAACAACCGCCGCTACATTGCCGACTTTGGCGAACAACTGCTGTGGGGCAACTGGGAGGAGGGCCGCTTTGCTACCCAGGACGGCTGTGGCTTTTTTGCCCTGGGACGTGGCCAAAGCCCCAGGGGATTGCGCTACCGCCAGCACCGCCCCGATTACATCGTGCTTGACGATGTGGACGATGACGAGCTGTGCCGCAACCCCGACCGCGTGACACAGATTACCGACTGGGCTTTAAAAGCCCTATACTTTGCCATGGACATGGGCAGGGGCAGATTTATCGTGGTAGGAAACCGCATAAGCCACAACAGCCTGGTGGCTCGACTGGCCGATATGCACGGGGTTTATCACGACCGTGTGAATGCACTCGACGATAAAGGCGATCCGGCGTGGCCCGAAAAATACAGCAAAGAGGAGATACAAGCTGTGGCCGATAAGCTGGGCTACCGTGCCTCGCAGCAGGAACTCTTTAACAACCCTATTACCGAGGGTGCCGTGTTTAAGCGCGACTGGATCATCTATGCGCCGGCTCCACGCATCAACACCTATAATACGATTGTCAGCTACTGCGACCCAAGCTTTAAAAACAGCCGCACCAGCGACTACAAAGCCATCATCACCATAGGCAGAAAGGATAAGAACTACTACATCATCAACAGCTTTGTGCGCAAATGCAGTATAGGTGAAATGGTGCGCTACTGGCTCGACTTCCACCAGAACCTGCCACAAACAGCACTGGTGGGCTACTACATGGAGGCCAACTTTTTGCAGGATTTAATCCTCGACGAGTTTCAGAAAGAAGGCATTACCCGGGGCTGGCAGTTCCCTGTAAGAGCCGATGCACGCAAAAAACCAGATAAGTTTGCCCGCATCGAAGCCATCAGCCCCCTGTTTGAACGCAACCTGGTGCTCTTCGATGAACGCCTTAAAACCTGCCCCGACACCGAGCGCCTTATCGACCAGCTCTTGAGCTTTGAAAAAGGAAGCCGCGCACACGACGACGGACCCGATGCCGTAGAAGGTGCCGTGTGGATTATAAACAACAAGCTCCGCGAATCAACGCCGCCGGTACACATCCGCCGTAATCCATTCACCAACCCAAAAAGATTTTAG
- a CDS encoding head maturation protease, ClpP-related, which yields MARYYNIHATSADTCKILLYGIISSYSEDVNSRGFANDFADAENRYKNINVHINSNGGEVFEGIAIFNIIRNSAANITIYIDGVAASMAAIIALCGKPVKMNRYAMLMLHRASGGGYGNATDMARAAADMEKVENILVDILAEGMAIEPDEVKALYMDGQDHWITADEALKAGIITEIFDGVKVKLPAQLDGQNKAAVIFNQFNNLLSKPNMKNLFQKLGLKNEANEDEAVKVVESMQDAADTEKSRADALEAENKALKAKVADYENKEKEAHTVAIESMLTSAIGTGRIKAEHKDTYKAILEKDFDNGKTIIESLPAMRRMVNEFGEPSNDQRKDWTFNDYQRKAPKELVAMKANDPERFKALYKNEYGNEIKL from the coding sequence ATGGCAAGATACTATAACATACATGCTACCTCGGCAGACACCTGCAAGATATTGCTTTACGGCATAATAAGCTCGTACAGCGAGGACGTGAATAGCAGGGGCTTTGCCAACGATTTTGCCGATGCCGAGAATCGTTACAAAAACATTAACGTACACATCAACTCCAACGGGGGCGAGGTGTTCGAGGGTATTGCCATTTTTAACATCATCCGCAACAGCGCAGCCAACATCACTATTTACATCGACGGAGTAGCTGCGAGCATGGCCGCAATAATCGCACTCTGTGGCAAACCGGTAAAGATGAACCGCTATGCAATGCTGATGCTTCACCGGGCATCGGGAGGCGGTTATGGCAATGCTACAGATATGGCACGCGCTGCTGCCGATATGGAAAAGGTAGAAAACATCCTTGTAGATATACTTGCCGAGGGCATGGCTATTGAGCCTGATGAGGTGAAAGCACTGTACATGGACGGGCAGGATCATTGGATCACCGCTGATGAGGCATTAAAAGCCGGAATAATTACAGAGATATTCGACGGCGTAAAGGTAAAGCTGCCAGCGCAACTTGACGGGCAAAATAAAGCAGCCGTAATTTTTAATCAATTCAATAATTTACTAAGTAAACCGAACATGAAAAACCTATTTCAAAAACTGGGTTTGAAAAACGAAGCCAACGAGGACGAGGCTGTGAAGGTGGTAGAAAGCATGCAGGATGCTGCCGATACCGAAAAAAGCCGTGCCGATGCCCTGGAAGCCGAAAACAAAGCCCTGAAAGCTAAGGTGGCCGACTACGAGAACAAAGAAAAAGAGGCGCACACAGTAGCTATCGAGAGTATGCTTACCAGCGCCATAGGCACCGGACGCATCAAAGCGGAGCATAAAGACACCTACAAAGCCATTTTGGAAAAAGACTTCGACAATGGCAAGACCATCATCGAGAGCCTACCGGCCATGCGCCGCATGGTGAACGAGTTTGGCGAACCTTCCAATGATCAACGCAAAGATTGGACATTTAACGACTACCAGCGCAAGGCGCCAAAAGAGCTTGTTGCTATGAAAGCTAACGACCCGGAGCGCTTTAAGGCGCTGTACAAAAACGAGTATGGAAACGAAATAAAACTTTAA